A single genomic interval of Metasolibacillus fluoroglycofenilyticus harbors:
- a CDS encoding glycerophosphodiester phosphodiesterase family protein: MGKKAKVAIAIAAASAAIWAGSKAVVKPRKRQTKDLLQGRPLIFAHRGGAHLAPEHSLAAFDRAAELGVDGFYIDLRLTKDEEIIVFTDETLERTSTAIGFVKDFTLAELQEINFGEKFENLEGHKPFANEHISVVTLQQVLEKYQDKKLILNIQDSPDTYEGSLIPSKLWRIIEEFDLASQVIVTSAYNEQIERFNLYAQNQIVLGAGEGEATKAYTSFTSQFGHLFNPKVDVFTVPTKSALIPFDSTRFMQFLNGLNVAIFFKEVNDLVTMSRLVRTGAQGIVTDRPDLAEPILLKYKE; the protein is encoded by the coding sequence ATGGGGAAAAAAGCGAAAGTTGCCATTGCAATTGCGGCAGCGAGCGCAGCAATTTGGGCTGGCTCTAAAGCAGTTGTAAAACCACGAAAACGTCAAACGAAAGATTTATTACAAGGAAGACCACTAATTTTTGCTCATCGCGGAGGCGCACATTTAGCACCAGAGCATTCATTAGCTGCATTCGATAGGGCTGCTGAACTCGGTGTGGATGGCTTCTATATTGACTTGCGCTTGACGAAGGACGAGGAAATTATCGTTTTTACTGACGAAACATTAGAGCGCACATCTACTGCTATTGGCTTCGTGAAAGATTTCACACTAGCTGAGCTTCAAGAAATTAATTTCGGCGAAAAATTTGAGAATTTAGAAGGTCATAAGCCATTTGCTAATGAGCATATTTCAGTTGTGACATTACAGCAAGTATTAGAAAAATATCAAGATAAAAAATTAATTTTAAATATTCAAGATAGCCCAGACACATATGAAGGTAGTTTAATTCCTTCGAAGCTATGGCGCATTATTGAAGAATTTGACCTTGCTTCACAAGTTATCGTAACAAGTGCCTATAATGAACAAATTGAACGCTTTAATTTGTATGCGCAAAACCAAATTGTCTTAGGGGCGGGCGAAGGAGAAGCGACAAAAGCTTATACATCTTTTACAAGCCAATTTGGACATTTATTCAACCCAAAAGTGGATGTTTTTACTGTCCCAACAAAATCAGCACTCATTCCGTTTGATTCAACAAGATTTATGCAATTTTTAAACGGACTAAATGTTGCTATTTTCTTTAAGGAAGTAAATGATTTAGTTACAATGAGCCGCCTAGTACGCACAGGTGCACAAGGCATTGTTACGGACCGTCCAGATTTAGCAGAGCCGATTTTATTGAAATATAAAGAGTAG
- a CDS encoding YlbG family protein — MNERQGLIVYVNQLKHAKSLRKYGHVHYISRRLKYVVMYCQREDIELVKNKLQRLPFVKDVVESFRPFLKTEFENAKPDKAKEYDYKSGL, encoded by the coding sequence ATGAACGAAAGGCAAGGGCTCATTGTGTATGTTAATCAATTGAAGCATGCTAAATCTTTACGTAAATACGGTCATGTTCATTATATCTCTAGAAGATTAAAATATGTCGTGATGTATTGTCAGCGCGAGGATATTGAGCTAGTTAAAAATAAATTACAACGCCTTCCATTTGTGAAAGACGTTGTTGAATCCTTCCGTCCGTTTTTGAAAACGGAATTTGAAAATGCTAAGCCTGATAAAGCGAAGGAATATGATTATAAATCAGGTTTATAG